From the Leptospira biflexa serovar Patoc strain 'Patoc 1 (Paris)' genome, one window contains:
- a CDS encoding TSUP family transporter, whose protein sequence is MMIGILFLVLGIGAGILGGLVGIGGGILLVPALVYFFDFNQKMAQGTTLAAMVPPIGIVAAYIYYTRGETNLFAAALISAGFILGSVFGAGAASKIDTTVLSRFFGIFTVIVGLKMIFFPK, encoded by the coding sequence ATGATGATAGGAATTTTATTTTTAGTATTAGGCATTGGCGCTGGAATTTTAGGTGGCCTTGTTGGAATTGGCGGTGGGATCTTACTCGTCCCCGCATTAGTTTACTTTTTTGATTTCAATCAAAAAATGGCACAAGGAACAACACTCGCAGCCATGGTCCCTCCGATCGGGATTGTCGCAGCTTATATCTATTATACGAGAGGGGAAACCAACCTATTTGCAGCGGCACTTATCAGTGCAGGTTTTATTTTAGGCAGTGTTTTTGGTGCAGGAGCAGCTTCGAAAATTGATACCACGGTGCTCTCTCGATTTTTTGGAATCTTTACAGTCATCGTAGGACTCAAAATGATCTTTTTCCCAAAATAA
- the msrA gene encoding peptide-methionine (S)-S-oxide reductase MsrA → MIGLDCLFGKKLVPLAIFGLAFVLFPFCGPVTQISKQESLPLVPKSGQKIAVFAEGCFWCSEHIFESIPGVIDVVSGYAGGHTENPTYESVNTEMTGHAESVYIVYDPTKISYAELCRIFFLSHDPTTKDRQGPDIGSSYRSILFYADEEEFKIANTIKKEIQTQNIWNGTIVTEFQKLKHFYKAEGYHQDFIKNNPSQSYVLAVSIPRFKEFQNRYNEFKTRKTVP, encoded by the coding sequence ATGATCGGTTTGGATTGTCTGTTCGGCAAAAAATTAGTTCCTTTGGCCATTTTCGGTTTGGCCTTTGTCCTCTTCCCATTTTGTGGACCTGTCACCCAAATTTCGAAACAAGAATCCTTACCTCTCGTTCCAAAATCAGGGCAAAAAATAGCCGTGTTTGCAGAAGGTTGTTTTTGGTGTTCAGAACATATCTTTGAATCCATTCCGGGTGTGATAGATGTTGTGTCTGGATATGCAGGTGGGCATACGGAAAATCCAACGTATGAATCAGTCAATACGGAAATGACAGGACATGCAGAATCAGTTTATATTGTTTATGATCCAACTAAAATAAGTTATGCGGAACTCTGCAGAATCTTTTTTCTTTCGCATGATCCAACCACAAAAGACAGACAAGGACCTGACATTGGTTCTTCGTATCGTTCGATTTTGTTTTATGCAGATGAAGAGGAATTCAAAATTGCAAATACAATCAAAAAAGAAATCCAAACACAAAACATTTGGAATGGAACGATTGTGACCGAATTCCAAAAATTAAAACATTTTTACAAAGCGGAAGGATACCACCAGGATTTTATCAAAAACAATCCGTCTCAATCCTACGTCTTAGCAGTTTCTATTCCGAGATTCAAAGAGTTTCAAAATCGTTACAATGAATTTAAAACGCGGAAAACTGTTCCTTAA
- a CDS encoding HDOD domain-containing protein, translated as MASPKAIALEFKRELGLHTNIENINHPIVENSPFHFKFFQITDEVENTLFQILDRFLLQLDLIIVRDSVLAAMKETVTNAIKANAKRVFFKNNASDITNDKEYESIINEFKSTYIENRDEIEESLQKNNFGVFVSFIHNRSLMRIRIMNNVQLTPIEAQRIKERISKAKNYNDLADAFMDMSNDQEGAGLGLIMTLMMLKNDGLGESAFKFESSENKTVFMIDIPAKVSKENQQIEKIDHIISQIDHLPTFPKSIKDIQDAIDKPNSSIGTIAEMIKRDIALSANILKLSNSAAFRRGGKVESLDRAIQLIGLKELQTLLYSLATKQMLEDKFPAFAAIWEKSNESAFYCKSIGQKMGLNKSDLSNLIAASLLHDIGEILLLSFDKHHMNKIKTFTSTREIASTISMEESAIGITHSKLGAMVGEKWGFPILYTKAMEYHHRPLLADEVYSDIIYPIYLSDMMIAINSKEAKSSEIPMEILKVCKFQSKAEFDSFRTKIKEQFSAF; from the coding sequence ATGGCTAGTCCAAAAGCTATTGCATTAGAATTCAAACGAGAATTAGGCCTTCATACTAATATTGAAAATATCAATCATCCGATTGTGGAGAATTCACCATTCCACTTTAAATTTTTCCAAATCACAGATGAAGTAGAAAATACATTATTCCAAATTTTAGATCGATTTCTGTTGCAATTGGATCTAATCATTGTTAGAGATTCAGTTCTTGCGGCAATGAAAGAAACTGTCACCAATGCAATCAAAGCGAATGCAAAACGTGTATTCTTTAAAAATAATGCAAGCGATATCACGAATGATAAAGAATACGAATCGATCATAAACGAGTTTAAGTCTACTTACATTGAAAATCGTGATGAAATTGAAGAATCACTTCAGAAAAATAATTTCGGAGTGTTTGTTTCGTTTATCCATAACAGAAGTTTGATGCGGATCCGAATTATGAACAATGTGCAATTAACACCCATCGAAGCACAAAGAATCAAGGAACGAATCTCAAAAGCAAAAAATTATAACGATTTGGCAGATGCCTTTATGGATATGTCAAATGACCAAGAAGGTGCAGGTCTTGGTCTCATCATGACACTTATGATGCTGAAAAACGACGGCCTCGGTGAATCTGCATTTAAGTTTGAATCTAGCGAAAACAAAACTGTGTTTATGATTGATATTCCTGCAAAGGTTTCAAAGGAAAATCAACAGATCGAAAAAATTGATCATATCATTTCTCAAATTGATCATCTTCCTACATTTCCAAAATCAATCAAAGATATCCAAGATGCAATTGATAAACCCAATTCCAGCATTGGTACAATCGCAGAAATGATCAAACGTGATATCGCCTTATCTGCCAATATCTTAAAACTTTCAAACTCTGCTGCGTTTCGTCGGGGAGGAAAAGTAGAAAGTTTGGACCGTGCCATCCAGTTAATTGGATTAAAAGAATTACAAACACTGTTATATAGTCTAGCGACCAAACAAATGCTAGAGGATAAATTTCCTGCTTTTGCTGCGATTTGGGAAAAGTCAAACGAGTCTGCGTTTTATTGCAAATCAATTGGCCAAAAAATGGGTTTGAATAAATCAGACCTAAGCAATTTGATTGCAGCATCTCTCCTTCATGACATCGGTGAGATTTTGTTATTGTCTTTTGATAAACATCATATGAACAAAATCAAAACTTTTACTTCCACAAGAGAAATTGCATCGACGATTAGTATGGAAGAATCCGCAATCGGGATCACCCATTCGAAATTAGGTGCGATGGTTGGGGAGAAGTGGGGATTCCCAATCCTGTATACAAAAGCAATGGAATACCACCATAGACCATTACTTGCTGATGAAGTATATTCGGATATCATCTATCCTATTTATCTCAGTGATATGATGATTGCGATCAATTCAAAAGAAGCAAAATCTTCTGAAATCCCGATGGAAATTTTGAAAGTTTGTAAATTTCAATCTAAGGCTGAATTCGATTCTTTTAGAACAAAAATTAAGGAACAGTTTTCCGCGTTTTAA
- a CDS encoding trimeric intracellular cation channel family protein, translated as MDFSFSYYIGLAGIMVFAISGAIAALEHKEHHHDVFSVFFTGFITAIGGGTLRDITLGNYPVSWVKDENILWAIFLGFLLVIFFPKLLTKLRNELFLFDTLGIGIYTVLGTRIALDHGVNFFASALLGMISAIFGGVIRDTLMNEVPFIFRKEIYATACLAGAILYLILNSFSTNGNMNLVVSASVVVLIRIVAVRYNLGLPKIKIF; from the coding sequence ATGGATTTTAGCTTTTCTTATTACATTGGACTTGCCGGTATCATGGTATTTGCGATCTCAGGGGCAATTGCGGCCCTAGAACACAAAGAACACCATCATGATGTATTTAGTGTTTTTTTTACCGGTTTTATCACTGCCATTGGTGGGGGAACTCTTCGGGACATCACACTCGGAAATTATCCTGTCTCTTGGGTAAAAGATGAGAATATCTTATGGGCAATTTTTCTTGGATTTTTACTTGTCATTTTTTTTCCAAAACTCTTAACCAAACTTCGTAACGAACTCTTTTTATTCGATACATTGGGAATTGGGATTTATACAGTGCTAGGAACAAGGATTGCACTCGACCATGGTGTGAATTTTTTTGCTTCTGCATTGCTTGGAATGATATCAGCTATCTTTGGTGGTGTGATCCGAGACACTCTCATGAATGAAGTTCCCTTTATCTTTCGAAAAGAGATATACGCAACTGCTTGTTTGGCGGGAGCAATTTTATACTTAATATTAAATTCTTTTTCAACGAATGGAAACATGAATTTAGTCGTATCCGCAAGTGTTGTTGTGCTCATCCGTATCGTCGCAGTCAGATACAACTTAGGTTTACCAAAAATAAAAATTTTCTAA
- a CDS encoding SMP-30/gluconolactonase/LRE family protein, whose translation MKRIPINLILVMGLLACRSFSPVAYEPPLKPEPIGIYEPNTELQKAILLAIGKVKGLESLDVDSDGNIYGGDKDGRIIRITLKGEIKTIAKTSGRPLGVQFDKSGNLIIADAYKGLLSMDKAGKITTLVSEYKGVPFQFTDDLDIAQDGKIYFSDASIYEQKEYLYDLLEARPYGRVFVYDPKTKETQLLLDQLYFANGIALSKNEDFLLVNETYRYRITKLWLKGPKKGTSEIVIENLPGFPDNITRNENGEFWVALFTVRNDRMDHMHPSPVVKKMIYFLPKFLWPKAQPYGYAMKMDGNGKVLMTVQDPTGEHLKDITSVLEKKRQLYIGSLYNDRIGIYVLP comes from the coding sequence ATGAAACGAATACCAATCAATCTAATACTTGTTATGGGACTTCTCGCATGTCGTTCCTTTTCCCCTGTCGCGTACGAACCTCCTCTCAAACCAGAACCGATTGGAATTTACGAACCGAATACTGAATTACAAAAAGCAATCCTACTTGCGATTGGAAAAGTAAAGGGTCTCGAATCTCTCGACGTTGATAGTGATGGAAATATCTACGGTGGTGATAAAGATGGTCGCATCATTCGCATCACACTCAAAGGTGAAATCAAAACCATTGCCAAAACTTCAGGACGACCACTTGGGGTACAGTTTGACAAATCAGGAAACCTGATCATTGCCGATGCCTATAAAGGTTTACTTTCTATGGATAAAGCAGGAAAGATCACCACTTTGGTTTCCGAATATAAGGGAGTTCCCTTTCAATTCACCGATGATTTAGACATCGCTCAAGATGGGAAAATTTATTTTTCCGATGCTTCAATCTATGAACAAAAAGAATATCTCTATGATTTGTTAGAAGCAAGGCCTTATGGTCGTGTGTTTGTATACGATCCTAAAACCAAAGAGACACAATTATTACTCGATCAATTATATTTTGCTAATGGGATCGCATTGTCCAAAAACGAAGATTTCCTTTTAGTCAATGAAACTTACCGGTATCGAATCACAAAACTTTGGTTAAAGGGCCCCAAAAAAGGAACTTCCGAGATTGTCATTGAGAACTTACCTGGATTTCCAGATAATATCACTCGGAATGAAAACGGAGAATTCTGGGTGGCACTTTTTACGGTGAGAAATGACAGAATGGACCATATGCATCCTTCTCCTGTTGTGAAAAAGATGATCTATTTTTTACCAAAGTTTTTATGGCCAAAGGCACAACCTTATGGTTATGCAATGAAAATGGATGGGAATGGAAAGGTGCTCATGACTGTCCAAGACCCAACGGGTGAACATTTAAAAGACATCACAAGTGTCCTCGAAAAGAAACGCCAACTCTACATTGGAAGTTTGTACAACGATCGGATTGGGATCTACGTATTGCCTTAG
- a CDS encoding acyltransferase, which yields MGLIIAYILFLLNLLSIIPTMYPLYIWKLLTTGSVRRFGDRLLVKVGETWIQNNYRISRFLFGVQFEVIGENFKNLKPNGSYMIISNHQSWSDIYIIQSILNRKIPLIRFFIKDSLKYVPVLGHAWLALDFPFVKRSSREQLKKNPELATKDLENVKKVCEKFNGMPFSILNFLEGHRRTPERMKKLLKKNPYKHLLRPHSGGISVVSTSLRNSLDGFIDLTIVYPTENPSFLDLMSGKIRKLKVFVDLIPRDQVPIEENEQFAPMSKKMKRWVDERWAIKDALIEKEMSSK from the coding sequence TTGGGTTTAATCATCGCATACATCTTGTTTCTTTTGAATTTACTTTCGATCATTCCTACAATGTATCCATTGTATATATGGAAACTTTTAACAACAGGTTCTGTCAGAAGGTTTGGGGACCGCCTTCTAGTGAAAGTAGGCGAGACTTGGATTCAAAATAATTATAGAATTTCACGTTTTTTATTTGGAGTACAATTTGAAGTTATCGGTGAAAATTTCAAAAATTTAAAGCCTAACGGTAGCTATATGATTATAAGTAACCACCAATCTTGGTCAGATATTTATATCATCCAATCCATTTTGAATCGAAAAATACCGCTGATTCGATTTTTCATTAAAGACTCTCTGAAATATGTTCCCGTACTTGGGCATGCATGGCTTGCACTAGACTTTCCTTTTGTGAAACGGAGTAGTCGGGAACAACTGAAAAAAAATCCAGAACTAGCAACTAAGGATTTGGAGAATGTGAAAAAGGTTTGTGAGAAGTTCAATGGGATGCCTTTTTCTATATTAAACTTTTTGGAAGGACATCGTCGCACTCCAGAACGAATGAAAAAATTACTCAAAAAAAATCCTTACAAACACCTACTTAGACCACACAGCGGAGGGATATCGGTTGTTTCCACTTCCCTAAGAAATTCGCTTGATGGTTTTATTGATTTAACCATTGTTTATCCAACTGAAAATCCAAGTTTTCTAGATTTGATGTCTGGTAAAATTAGGAAACTAAAAGTGTTTGTCGATTTGATTCCGCGGGACCAAGTCCCAATTGAAGAAAACGAGCAGTTTGCACCCATGTCAAAAAAAATGAAACGTTGGGTGGATGAAAGATGGGCCATTAAGGATGCGCTGATCGAAAAGGAGATGAGTTCCAAATGA
- a CDS encoding PP2C family protein-serine/threonine phosphatase produces MGTEEKPTVDLSFLIKEMKKVEFGSGDLVIEQYTLGDSFYFIEKGCVEVWKYLDETKQEILVIGDLVAGDYFGEISLIDSAPRTVNITTKENSILYKLTREDFHRLIQTSPEMTLTLLKLLTARIRNAEQRENQVLIQKNKELRLQNETLEMMVKERTAKLTQSLKIIQEDLETAKTIQRNILPLGLKHIAHLDFASKFEPMAEVGGDIFDVIRLDKSKIRLFLADAIGHGVQAALITMAIKAEYDHLKHNTQNPSDVLVALNQIFINRYGKKSNQFTAVIVDLKLEENTLVYSSAGHNEPYLLNQTEILPLNESGLMLGLEKDVEYSNTLVPFGLGDRLFMISDGYLEQENEKGILLGESKLLSSFHSARSLGISLADTVHYLMEEFHTFRGNTPMMDDVTILGIGTSYELGV; encoded by the coding sequence ATGGGCACTGAAGAAAAACCTACTGTTGATTTAAGTTTCCTTATCAAGGAAATGAAAAAAGTAGAGTTTGGTTCTGGTGATCTAGTAATTGAACAATATACGTTAGGTGATTCCTTTTATTTTATTGAAAAGGGATGTGTTGAAGTTTGGAAATACTTAGATGAAACCAAACAAGAAATTCTTGTCATTGGAGATTTGGTTGCAGGTGATTATTTTGGTGAAATATCACTCATCGATTCAGCTCCAAGGACAGTGAATATCACAACCAAAGAAAATTCCATTTTATATAAATTAACAAGAGAAGACTTCCATCGTTTGATCCAAACAAGTCCAGAGATGACATTGACTCTTTTAAAATTACTGACCGCAAGGATTCGTAACGCGGAACAAAGAGAAAATCAAGTCCTCATTCAAAAAAACAAAGAGTTACGTTTGCAAAATGAAACATTAGAGATGATGGTGAAGGAACGGACAGCTAAACTCACCCAATCTTTAAAAATCATCCAAGAAGATTTAGAAACTGCCAAAACAATTCAAAGGAATATTTTACCATTAGGATTGAAGCACATTGCCCATTTGGATTTCGCTTCAAAATTCGAACCGATGGCAGAAGTGGGTGGAGATATCTTTGATGTCATTCGATTGGATAAATCTAAAATTAGATTGTTTTTAGCAGATGCCATTGGTCACGGTGTCCAGGCGGCTCTTATCACCATGGCCATCAAAGCTGAGTATGACCATTTAAAACACAATACACAAAATCCTTCTGATGTATTGGTTGCGCTAAACCAAATTTTTATCAATCGTTACGGGAAAAAATCCAATCAGTTTACGGCAGTGATTGTTGATTTAAAACTAGAGGAAAATACACTCGTTTATTCTTCTGCAGGTCATAACGAACCTTATCTTTTGAATCAAACGGAAATTTTGCCGTTAAATGAGTCGGGGTTAATGCTTGGCCTTGAAAAAGACGTAGAATATTCCAATACCTTGGTACCATTTGGACTTGGGGATCGATTGTTTATGATTTCTGACGGGTATTTAGAACAAGAAAATGAGAAAGGAATTTTACTTGGTGAATCCAAATTGCTTTCCAGTTTTCACTCTGCCAGGAGTTTAGGAATAAGTTTAGCTGATACCGTGCATTATCTTATGGAAGAATTCCATACCTTTCGGGGGAATACCCCTATGATGGATGATGTTACTATTTTGGGAATCGGTACCTCGTACGAATTAGGAGTTTAA
- a CDS encoding cupin domain-containing protein, which yields MGYLHQKNPTVIPVPGNKTIEEHFGIPSTNTNEISIAHMIAPSGWGEPFQTPNFDEWTLMVRGRKQIEVDGETVVLSAGESILIEKGSRVRYSNPFTEDAEYWSICKPAFTLDAVNREEE from the coding sequence GTGGGTTACTTACACCAAAAAAATCCAACAGTGATTCCCGTTCCTGGAAATAAAACGATTGAAGAACACTTTGGGATCCCCTCAACAAATACAAATGAAATTTCGATTGCTCATATGATAGCCCCCTCTGGATGGGGGGAACCATTCCAAACACCAAACTTTGACGAATGGACATTGATGGTACGTGGCAGAAAACAAATCGAAGTTGATGGAGAGACAGTTGTTCTTTCTGCAGGTGAATCCATCCTTATCGAAAAAGGATCAAGGGTAAGATACTCTAATCCTTTTACAGAAGATGCAGAATATTGGTCTATTTGTAAACCAGCATTCACTTTAGATGCAGTTAACCGCGAAGAAGAATAA
- a CDS encoding SDR family NAD(P)-dependent oxidoreductase, with product MSQTILITGATDGIGRVCAHSFAKSKNELILVGRNPEKLSALVYSLQVHGVNAHSYVADLSLAKETFAVTEKIRNDHSKIDVLLNNAGAYFDKRVVTKEGLESTFALNHLNYYIMALGLLPSLKNANQARIINVASRAHEGVALDFNDILAETNYSGWKQYQRSKLMNIYFTYELAERLNQTKITVNCLHPGFVKTKFGQNNDGLAKVVLTFAQNIFAISEEKGAETSIYLATEPSLSSVTGKYFVKKKERNSSPVSYDKTTRRNLWTYTEDLLKHKFSFKFPGN from the coding sequence ATGAGTCAAACTATTTTAATCACAGGCGCAACAGACGGAATTGGAAGAGTTTGTGCTCATTCCTTTGCGAAATCAAAAAACGAACTCATATTAGTTGGAAGAAATCCCGAAAAACTTTCAGCATTAGTGTATAGTTTGCAAGTACACGGTGTAAATGCTCACTCCTATGTCGCGGATTTATCTTTAGCCAAAGAAACTTTCGCCGTTACTGAAAAGATTAGAAACGACCATTCTAAAATTGATGTGCTTCTCAATAATGCAGGTGCTTATTTTGATAAACGTGTGGTCACAAAAGAAGGATTAGAATCTACATTCGCTTTGAACCATTTGAATTATTATATCATGGCATTAGGATTGTTACCATCGTTAAAAAATGCAAACCAAGCTCGTATCATAAACGTTGCTTCTCGTGCTCATGAAGGAGTGGCGTTGGATTTTAATGACATCTTGGCTGAAACCAATTACTCGGGATGGAAACAATACCAAAGATCCAAATTGATGAATATATATTTTACCTACGAATTGGCCGAAAGACTCAACCAAACAAAGATTACTGTGAATTGTTTGCATCCTGGGTTCGTAAAAACCAAATTTGGTCAAAACAATGATGGATTGGCTAAAGTCGTTTTAACATTCGCACAGAATATATTTGCGATTTCTGAGGAAAAAGGTGCGGAAACTTCCATCTATTTGGCAACGGAACCGAGTTTAAGCAGTGTTACTGGTAAGTATTTTGTGAAAAAGAAAGAACGGAACAGTTCACCCGTTTCCTATGATAAAACCACTCGAAGGAATTTATGGACTTATACAGAAGATCTTCTCAAACACAAATTTTCTTTTAAATTTCCTGGTAACTAA
- a CDS encoding sensor histidine kinase: MWQYHPYSVLLFLAFSFNLGLGLFVLKSFRLNLVKYLLILVFGSMLWTGFYGIDFIYITTTFHRTFISLLYMGVAISNVGMVLVSIEFTNNRQLLTKRFWVILALQPLFTLAVCVLDPLFKTLTLDTYLTSIDGRVQWIQETNIGGFIASYLISFFWSVFVAILLFRGILKSKSTERNRYLLILISFLFIWVAAILHKVGIRPLPGMNITAVMCTMQAIMIFFAIGYYRMFDLVPLVRGEIVDELDEAVVILDFNNRVVDWNSSAENLFSIKDKSVALLPHDIFFQNTPELISKLDHLSDKRTISKWSWEKEQKFWEVTAKQIRDSNRKKIGMVLVFRDNTEQRNLEKQMANVNRELLVANGTKDRFLSIISHDLRGPLAGIKMLLKVLNEDMKKKEDALAGMTQSLVDATESVFSLLENLLEWSKLQRGQEEFRPNYYRLDSIVLECVELFSLSAKNKGISFEINIPNHAMVYCDDRMIITVIRNLISNALKFSHQCSKIEVSAIDTGYHWLVSIRDFGVGMSKTTIDKLFRAGEVIKSIGTQGETGNGIGLLLCSEFVTVNGGTLSADSDGASGSVFQFSIPKKQNEEVFI; encoded by the coding sequence TTGTGGCAATACCATCCTTATAGTGTTCTCCTTTTTCTAGCATTTAGCTTCAATCTTGGATTGGGGCTTTTCGTTCTTAAATCTTTTCGCCTCAATTTAGTTAAATATTTATTGATCCTTGTATTTGGGTCCATGTTATGGACCGGATTCTACGGGATTGATTTTATATACATCACCACTACATTTCACCGAACATTCATTAGTTTACTCTATATGGGTGTAGCCATTTCGAACGTGGGTATGGTTCTTGTATCCATTGAATTCACAAACAATCGCCAACTGTTAACCAAACGATTTTGGGTTATTCTTGCTCTCCAACCATTATTTACTTTGGCAGTTTGTGTTTTGGACCCATTATTTAAAACATTAACATTGGATACATATCTCACAAGTATTGATGGTAGGGTACAATGGATCCAAGAAACAAATATAGGTGGGTTCATTGCATCGTATTTGATTTCCTTTTTTTGGTCAGTTTTTGTTGCGATTCTATTATTTCGTGGGATTCTTAAATCCAAGTCAACAGAACGGAATCGTTATTTACTCATCTTAATTTCTTTTTTGTTCATTTGGGTAGCCGCTATTTTACACAAGGTTGGAATCCGGCCTCTTCCAGGAATGAATATAACTGCAGTTATGTGTACTATGCAGGCAATCATGATTTTTTTTGCCATTGGTTATTACCGAATGTTCGATTTGGTGCCATTGGTTCGAGGCGAGATTGTTGATGAACTAGACGAAGCAGTTGTCATTCTTGATTTTAACAATCGGGTTGTGGATTGGAATAGTTCTGCCGAGAATTTATTTTCCATTAAGGACAAAAGTGTTGCGTTACTTCCGCATGATATTTTTTTTCAGAACACTCCAGAGTTAATTTCTAAATTAGATCATTTATCTGATAAACGAACCATCTCCAAATGGTCTTGGGAAAAAGAGCAGAAGTTTTGGGAAGTAACAGCAAAACAAATTAGAGATTCCAATCGAAAAAAAATAGGTATGGTTCTTGTATTTCGAGACAATACGGAGCAAAGAAATCTCGAAAAACAAATGGCAAATGTGAACAGAGAGCTTCTTGTTGCCAATGGAACCAAAGATAGGTTTTTATCAATCATTTCACATGATTTGCGTGGTCCTCTTGCTGGGATCAAAATGTTACTCAAAGTGCTCAATGAAGATATGAAAAAAAAGGAAGATGCTTTAGCTGGGATGACCCAATCATTAGTTGATGCAACGGAATCTGTTTTTTCCTTATTAGAAAACTTATTAGAATGGTCTAAATTACAACGAGGCCAAGAGGAATTTAGGCCAAATTATTATCGGTTGGATTCGATTGTTTTGGAATGTGTGGAATTGTTTTCATTGAGTGCCAAAAATAAAGGAATCAGTTTTGAGATCAATATTCCAAATCACGCAATGGTATATTGTGACGATCGAATGATCATTACAGTCATTCGCAATTTAATTTCCAATGCTTTGAAATTTAGTCATCAATGCAGTAAAATTGAAGTCTCTGCCATTGATACTGGTTATCACTGGTTAGTATCGATTCGTGATTTTGGAGTCGGTATGTCCAAAACTACAATTGATAAATTATTTAGAGCTGGTGAAGTCATAAAGTCAATTGGTACTCAAGGTGAAACTGGCAATGGAATTGGATTGTTGTTATGTTCAGAGTTTGTGACAGTGAATGGTGGAACACTTTCTGCAGACAGTGATGGAGCCTCAGGTTCTGTATTTCAATTTAGCATCCCCAAAAAACAAAACGAGGAAGTTTTTATATGA
- a CDS encoding bactofilin family protein, with amino-acid sequence MSKKEMQPTITEHGVIATILGKETAFSGTLAFKKPLQISGDFTGEIISDGYLVISEGARVKANIKAGTVVVGGTIIGNVTATQRLEMLSTGKVQGNIRTAKLQIADGVVFDGNCEMLSSDEP; translated from the coding sequence ATGTCAAAAAAAGAAATGCAACCAACCATCACAGAGCACGGAGTGATCGCCACCATCCTTGGGAAAGAAACTGCCTTCAGTGGAACATTGGCTTTTAAAAAACCACTCCAAATTTCTGGAGATTTTACCGGAGAAATTATCTCTGATGGATATTTAGTGATTAGCGAAGGCGCTCGAGTGAAAGCAAATATCAAGGCTGGGACTGTTGTCGTTGGTGGTACGATCATTGGGAACGTTACCGCAACACAAAGGTTAGAAATGTTATCAACTGGAAAGGTACAGGGAAACATTCGAACAGCAAAATTACAAATCGCAGATGGAGTTGTCTTTGACGGAAACTGTGAAATGTTAAGCAGCGACGAGCCTTAG
- a CDS encoding tetratricopeptide repeat protein yields MVSDKMKSVIVHYNQGLTLYKSRKFAEAKEEFKKGLAIHPEDGPSKLYIERCDDYIADPPPEDWDGVYNMKTK; encoded by the coding sequence ATCGTAAGTGATAAAATGAAGTCAGTGATTGTCCATTACAACCAAGGACTAACATTGTACAAATCTCGAAAATTTGCTGAAGCAAAAGAAGAATTCAAAAAAGGATTGGCCATCCATCCAGAAGACGGTCCTTCCAAACTTTACATTGAACGTTGCGATGATTATATCGCAGATCCTCCTCCTGAAGATTGGGATGGAGTTTATAACATGAAAACAAAATAG
- the acpS gene encoding holo-ACP synthase, with translation MLSVGNDIVENERIRELLQKHGDRFLKRVFTDDEVEYCHKHKDPVPFLAGRFACKEAVIKALNLEPGQVADMREIELAGTNFGKKTLVIHGKTEKFFREKGFTGSSVSISHADHYSTAVVVFFKEPK, from the coding sequence ATGTTATCAGTCGGGAACGACATTGTCGAAAACGAACGAATTCGAGAATTATTACAAAAACACGGTGATCGGTTTTTGAAACGGGTTTTTACCGATGACGAAGTTGAATACTGCCACAAACACAAGGACCCTGTGCCTTTTTTGGCAGGCCGGTTTGCTTGTAAAGAGGCCGTCATCAAAGCCCTCAATCTAGAGCCAGGCCAGGTTGCGGATATGCGTGAGATTGAACTCGCAGGCACCAATTTTGGGAAAAAAACGCTAGTCATCCATGGGAAAACTGAGAAGTTTTTCCGTGAGAAAGGATTTACGGGAAGTTCAGTGTCGATTAGCCACGCCGACCACTATTCCACCGCCGTTGTCGTATTCTTTAAGGAGCCCAAATGA